The nucleotide sequence CGCACCGGGACTCACCTCCGCATCGGAGTCGTGCACATCGACGCGCTGGCGATGTGTCGTGTCCGACACAGTAGGAGTCTTCCAGGTCACATGTCCATAGCTTCGGCACATCTGGCGGAAACTTTTGTCCATCTGAGCAAAAGCACAGAGTGGATCATGAAAAGCGGGCCGCCCCCGCCGCGTCCAGCGCGGCGGGGGCGGCTCGGATCGTCGCTGGTCAGCGGCGGCTGGCGGCGTTGCGCTTCTTCTTGAGCTTGCGGTCGTCGCGCAGCTCGACGTACGGCTCCTCGTCGGCCGGGTGCCCGGCCGCGATGGCGCGGCTGCGCTCCAACTCGGCGTCGAACTCCGCGCCCAGCAGGATGGCGATGTTGCTGAGCCAGAGCCAGACCAGGAAGACGATCACACCGGCCAGCGCGCCGTAGGTCTTGTTGTACGAGGCGAAATTGCCCACGTAGAGGGCGAACAGGCCGGAGATGACCAGCCAGATGACCACGGCCAGGATCCCGCCGGGGCTGACCCACCGGAAGCCGCCGTGCCGGGCGTTGGGCGAGGCCCAGTAGAGGATCGCGAACATCAGGCTGACCAGCACCAGCAGCACCGGCCACTTGACGATGTTCCACACCGTGACGGCGGTCGAGCCCAGCCCGATGGCGTTGCCCGCCTGCTCGGCGAGGCCACCGGTGAAGACCACGATCACCGCACTGATCAGCAGCATCACGCCGATCACGGCGGTCACGCCGAGCCGGATCGGCAGCGTCTTCCAGATCGGCCGCCCCTCCGGCACGTCGTAGATGCTGTTCGAGGCGCGCATGAAGGCGGCGACGTAGCCCGAGGCCGACCAGAACGCGGCCAGCACACCGATGATCGCCGCGAGGCTGGCCAGCCCGCCGGACGCGCCGGCCTGGTCGATGGCGCTTTCGATGATCTTCTGGACGCTCTCCTCGGGCACCGCCTGGTCCACGGTGTCCTTGATCCCCTGGGTCGCCCGAGTCCCGAGCAGGCCGAGCACGGAGACCAGCACCAGCATTCCCGGGAAGATCGACAGCACGCCGTAGTAGGTGAGCGCGGCGGCCCAGTCGGTCAGGCTGTCGTCCTGGAACTCCCGGACCGTGCGCTTGAGCGTCGCCACCCAGCCCGTGCGGGACAGGTCGGTGGGGCTGTCCGGCCCCTCGTCCGGGCCCACCGGCCCGGTGCGGTCGCGCCCGTGCCGGGCGGAAGACTCGTCGGCGGCCATCGCCCCTCCCTCGTCGTCTGTGTCGTCCCAGGACATGCCCCGAGGGAAGGGCCGGTTAACCACCTACTTGTACAGCAGCCTGCTCATCCGCCCGGAGGCGAGCGCGAGCATGCCGACGGTCAGCGCCAGCAGGTAGGCCACGTCGAGCAGCCAGGACCAGCCGGACCCGCCCACGCAGATGCCCCGGATCAGGTGCACCGACCGGTAGA is from Micromonospora terminaliae and encodes:
- a CDS encoding YihY/virulence factor BrkB family protein, whose amino-acid sequence is MAADESSARHGRDRTGPVGPDEGPDSPTDLSRTGWVATLKRTVREFQDDSLTDWAAALTYYGVLSIFPGMLVLVSVLGLLGTRATQGIKDTVDQAVPEESVQKIIESAIDQAGASGGLASLAAIIGVLAAFWSASGYVAAFMRASNSIYDVPEGRPIWKTLPIRLGVTAVIGVMLLISAVIVVFTGGLAEQAGNAIGLGSTAVTVWNIVKWPVLLVLVSLMFAILYWASPNARHGGFRWVSPGGILAVVIWLVISGLFALYVGNFASYNKTYGALAGVIVFLVWLWLSNIAILLGAEFDAELERSRAIAAGHPADEEPYVELRDDRKLKKKRNAASRR